The genomic segment ACACACCTCACACACCTCCATCTGTTTCTCCTGAGCAGCAAAGCTCTCaatagtcttaaaaaaaaaaagataaatattagtTTCACACTATAATTAGTGAAAACATAATTCATTTTGGATTGATGTATTTCTACACATCGTAGGATGAACTCTTGTTTGAAAACAAACGAGGTTTTCTTGTTTGAAAACCTACACACAGTAGGTGTTGCTTGATTACACAAGCAACACCTACTATCTTGGGCTGCATCAGTAGGCCGATTAGCCGGTGTTAGCTGACTCACCGAGGGGGTGGAGCTCAGCAtctccctctcctccttcagctgctccaccagCTTCATCATTCCCTGAGCCTCCTCCACGCGGCCCTCCGACCCCAGTTCCTCAATCTAAGGAAGAGAACCATGTTGCAGTTTATAAGCAGAGAAGATGGGAGATTTTCGTAATCCATTACAATTCAGTATTAGATTGTATGACCTTCTTTATCACTAATTTATTCCAATGTAATGGCAATTCCAAATGTGTAACTGCAGAGTTAAACTTGGCTACTGCTGATATCAGTGAAGGATTTGAAgaccaaatacaaaaatacttaatactttttttaatacttttaaattattattagcCCAAAAATATCAGGatctattttaaatgaaactgaatgtTCTCCGACATGTTCGCCACGAGGTCATTCAGGCTGAGAGAGAACGAGACGTTCAGCAGGTAAAAGGAACGCCAAAACTGTTACAGCAAATTTGCTCTCTTCTTTTTGAGGTTTCACCTTCTCTCAGTCAGGAAACAAGTTGGATCTGGtaccaaaacattttggaaatcgTAGGAGTTAAACTAAAAACCAGAATTCCCTTAGACGATATTGGCTGaatcaaaagctatttaaaCACATAGACCTGCCTAATCCTGCGTGTCTTTATATAATTATGATCCAAAACAACCATCTAAAATCATTGTGAAAGATTTTCCTTCACAATGGAtgacaaacaaatgtaaaattatacCAACAAATTAGTTGCAAACCTGTAAAACCAGGTCTTCTATCTTCTCTGTTAGAACTTTAACTTTCTCTTCGTTCTTTCCAGATGGACCCGGGCCCTGAGGGAATAAAACCGCAATATCTCACACAAACGgtgcatttattttcctgtggTTTTTCCACAAGAGATAAAACTGCATATGTGTGTGAAAAAATTTATAAGAAAATTACAAACCCCTGCATTTTGCTGAGCTTGGGAGAGTGCAAGCCGAGCGTGTCCTCTACGAATCCGCCGCTCCACTTCCGCCAGGAGAGACTGCAGATACCGCAGGAACTCTCGCTCGTAGCCTTCTTTCATAAACCGGGAGCTTTTCTCGTACCTGTGGCAAGAAAGAAGTTTATCAGGTCAAAACAtccaaatggggaaaaaaaaatatgctaaaatcTTAAGCAGAACTTACAGTTTCCTTAGATTTTCATCATGGATTTTCTCACAAGGACCTGGAACAAAATAGAAATGCCTCATTACACTATATTATAGCAGTAttaatttaatacttttaaattattattattctttctttaGGTCCTTACCCAAGTCAgagcgtgtgtttgtgaataGCTCCGCTGGGCAGAAGCCACACAGATAGTATCGACAAACCttaagagaaaaagagaaatataaaacttttcttgtgtttataTTCCAAGAACAGTTTATGAAGaattttaaaactctgaaaattgCAGCTTCCATTCATTCCAGTCAAAAACTATTTCAGACATCTCTTAAGCATAATCAGTACAAGCACACCGAAGGAGAAGTGCACATTTTGACTTGTACAATTCaatatacaaacaaaaataaagctaacTTTACTCCAAATCAATTCAGATGTCAGTATTTTTGCATCAAATAACGCCAAcaataatgcaatattttccTCTAACCTGATCAAAGAAAATAGGAATCAGCAGATTCTCTAGGACGGAAAAGGAAATAgtcttcatctttcttttttgctccAATTGCTTGATTATGCTGATTATGCCAAAACCTGCACCACTGCTTTAAAAATCCAACTTTATTTGGCttccttaaaatataaaatatataaaatgatttgttatccattttaattaaaaagtgatGCAATGCTAATGTGCCAAATTTACCTGAAGAgtagatttattattttcaaacaaaccaagtctataatttagaaatgtgaaatgaccatgtagaaaaaacaatgtagaaaaggttttctgtttttttgttttattttccccgACATAACAATCTCAGTCACcgttgtttcatttttttcagtaactAATTTGGTTCTTTGAATAAAACACCATAACAAGCCAATTCTTTTTTACAtctgaaaaactaaacaattttTTGCTTGAGGTTTTAGAGCAACATGCCAAGCATTTTCTGTGACTTGGATAACAACTTCTCACTGGTTTCAGTGTAAAACGAGGGAAACAGACTACCAACAAACTTTAGCggttgctttcattttaaacccACGCGTGATCTTAACACTTAGAAATTTCTTTCAAGACGTAAGACTTTAAGTTACTTATTCGACGAGCACATATATGAAAAATGTGCTCTTGATGatgacacatttaaaagtatCTCTCGGGTATCttgaggttttaaaaatcttgttcTAACGAGAGCGTTGCCAACCTTCATTGTGATCCACTAGCCTAGCCTAGCTTAACCGTTAGCAATTTCAGATTAATACCGCTAACATGCGTACCTACAAAGCAGTGTCCCTTAAGACTTAATTAGAAGAaccttttaaattaaacttaaagcAAAAATCCCAGATCAAGAAGCCAGTTGAGTCCCAAACCATATAAGACATGATGTTAGACATCTCGCATTGCCTAAAAAAATGTTAGCTCATCACATTTTCGAAGCTAAGGTTAGCTACATGCTAACTTACGCTCTCGTCATCCCATCGCACGTTGGAGCGCTTCTCATCAGGGGCCAAGTTTCTGTCTCTGCCCATTAACTCATCGAGTAACTGGGCTGCAGACAGCATTTTGAAAGAACGGCGGTGCCTTCTCCTGGAGAACCGCTGTGTATCCCGAGGAGCCTATTTATGCCAAATACAACGCTTAGTAGTCCTAACCAAAATGGCAGACGCTGGAGCAGAAACAACGCCCGCTCACGGCTCGTCTACGAAAAGGTCAGTCTGAACCGGATGCAAAAACTGAAGCAGAGTTCAATAAAGTCCCACGCATGGTCCCACTGTTGTGAGCAAATGTCTTATAAACTATGTTatgaatttttattgttttttgcgTCTTACAGATTTCTCCTAttcttgttattattattgctttttatagttacagtttaatgtttcagatcataTAAAACCATGACAAGagaacacaaaatatgaaattttgaaACTTCAAGTCCAGTCAGAAAACACAGCTAaccatattttttgtttcaaggTCAACAATGAACCAAATAAGGCAAGCTGTTTACAAGGTGAATGGAACTGACTGAACCTGATTATTGTCTGATCTATAGAATCAATCAAGAGATCATAAAAcctttatgaaaacattaaattggCTAAAATACATCAAAAGGCAGCATCATATGGCCAAACAAAACTGCGGAAGATGAGGAAAAATTCAATGACATATCAGACTCTAAAATGTTAACAGGGCTTTGGAATCCACAAACATTTCAATTCAATGACTCATTTAGAACTTAAAGAACATACAGTTAATTTATTAAGTTAGTGTTCATGTTAGGACAAATATGAAAagagtttcaaatattttagaaatggcCTTGTCAAAGTTCAGaattaaatctgaattaaatGCTGTGGCATGACTTTGGGTCAGTTTCACCTTAAAATAAGGGTTTAGTTTGTCAAGTGATCAAATTATACCCTTTTTTATCTATTCTATGTCAACATTGTGACCAGAAAAGTTTACTGGTGTTTACTCAATCATCTTTTTAAAGCTTAGCATTTTTTCCATTACATATTGCCTCTATTAAGTTTTATCATCACAATACATAGCCtacatttttaagtttgtgCCCTGGAAAATTGATAGTAATTGGTTGACTGGCAATCGCACTTTATTGTTCCCATAGGAAACttaaatattgttgtaactCATGCAAGGCTTTTCATAGAGTTATTCTAGATGCTGATGGATGTGGGCAGGAATTATCGATTCTTACTGTTTCTAATTAtcaaagaacaacaacaacaacaacaacaaaaacctgatTATGTTATATCAGATCTAATATAGATCTGGGGTCaccccagggtctttctgcacggagtttgcataTGGGCTCTCTCCGAGTACTCCGGCTTctttccacagtccaaaaaacatgactgttaggtaaattggtctctctaaattctccctaggtgtaagtgtgtgtgtgtgtgcatggttgtttgtcctgtctgagACAAACCAGtctgttgccctgcgacagactggcgacctgtccagggcaTACtacgcctctcgcccagaacgttagctggagataggcaccagcaaccctcccgaccccactagggacaagggtgttagagaatggatggatggatggatggatggatggatggatggatggatggatggatggatggatggatggatagatggatggatagatggatggatatatggatggatagatggatcaGATCTAGAATAGCGGCTGCTCTGGCATGTGGATATTTATTCCCCTCTAGTGGTCACACTTTGGAGATGCAATAGTCGTTTACCTATATCAGATGTAATAAACATTACGATAACTCGTaatgtttatttacatgtgttttattagtgtgaatgctgagggcattcatttaaaataatttacaattttttttagatataatgcattaaaagataACTATACATGTGTAGTTTTAATAGGCTAATTTAactcgttttttgttttttttttaagatcggATTTATTTGTTAAGCAGACAAAGTTGTGAAAAATAGCAATAAAGAGTAATGTAACAACAGTATTTTGAGCTAAAATATGAGAAAGTGGAACCAACTACCTGGGTGCATAATGTTGTCACATCCTAACCCTTCCGACTCGACGAACAAGCGGTGGTGTTTGAGATTGACAGGACACCGTCACTAGTGTCTGAATGACCCAGGCAGAGTATAATCAATGGTAGTATGACATGAACTAACAGTATATTAGAATGTTGAGTGTTTAACTCCAGTCTGAGGATTTGAGGAACTCTTCAAAGCGAAGTTACGTTAGCCGACGCTATTTGTTGTCACAAGCTAGCATCCCCTGTCAAGCTAGCTACTTGTAGGTAAGGTTAGCCGGTTAGCTGATCAGTCTCTCAGCGGGACCTGCGTGGACATTACTAGCGAACACAGTGTTGGACCATATTATTGGCGAGACACTTTTGCCGTCCTATGGTCTCACTCCGCTAGCTGCTTGTCTCAAAATGTCCACGACTTCGTTGGATAAAGAATTACAGGAGCGACTGAGAGAAGCGTCTGCCATCGGTGATATCGACGAAGTGCGGTCGCTGGTGGAGAGCGGGGTGAATGTTAATTCACAGAATGAGATCAACGGGTGGTAAGTGTTTCTAGTAAATTACCGCACTTTGTGACTgacttttgttgtgtttagCTTCACCAATTGAAACCCTCGTAGGAGTCACTGAGCCAAGTGCGTCGTTGTAGGGATAAAAATGGTCAGTGTTATCCTATTAGGCGACACTAAGCCTGTTAACCAGTCAGCCTTGCCCTTTTGCTTATCCGAGACACAGAGCTCCGAGGCTGTCGAAATGCCCTTTATCACTCTGCATGCCAGTGGTTAAATAGGCGCGTTGTTGCTGTAAAACTACAATAATATCACAACGGATCCAAAAGGATAACATGTTcaagtgggggggaaaaaaatccccgAAGGGAGTCAGTCCTTCAGGGCTGgtgtcatttatgttttttctctgaTTCAACCCACCGGAATCAAAAATGGCTCATTAGCAGGCCTCTGTAGAACTTTGTCATGTTGAGATTGAGTTAAAGGAGAGTTGCGTGTTAAGCTGGTTCTTGAGGGCTACAGGTGAACACCCATTCCATAAAGGCTCTGATCATAGCTAGATCAAATGTGATAACAGGTggatttcaataaattagataaaaacaaatttatttcagcaattaagatggaaatgttcaaattcatttaaaatatttaaatgaatatttaaattgctagcagttgtttttcttttaattgcaGTTGTTATAGATTACAGATAATAGAAACGTAGAAGTTACTTTCTCATATAATCAGACAATTACATAATCAGTGTTCACAGTAACCTTTTAATTAGGCCTGCCAAGCTGACACATGTGGGAGTGTCATGGGGAGGACATTTCTGAAACATGTCAGGACAATGTTCTCAGATTTGCATAATTCACACTGTACTAAAACTGTAGTAAAATTTAATAGCTACAATAAATTACAGCTCTTTAGTCCTGATAAGGCATGTGTGTGTTACCAGCGTGACTTGATGCAAGGGGATGCCACAGCTCAAGCTCGTATCATGGATACGTCTGTGTGTGGTGGTTCTTGAAACCCCTGCAGCAGTGCAAGTCTTGTAAATCTCCCCCTAAAGCCCTCTAATATCCCTGTTTGTGCACTTTTTCTACCACACTACTGCCAACCAGCTTCTTTAGGAGTGAACCTTTGTGGCAGCAGTCTCCCCCATGATTCCCTTGCCAAGACTGTGGCCATAACATTAGCGTTTctttattaagtttttattttttattttttttacttgatctTCTGAATTTTTCTAATTGTCTGAAAAGCTGGATTTCTGGCTCCCATTAACTGTAAACCATAATCATTAATTGTTGAAATATAAAACTACATATCATGTATAAAATTACAACCTAGTTGAcatgctgaaaaacattttgcatgaaACAAGAGATGAGACtggtgaataaaaatgttatatagacaaaaaaaaaaagtgaactacATGATGTTTACCAATAATCCCAAAGGATTAGGATATTTTAcctgaaagaaaattaacaatATTTATCTTAGATTTTTGTATAGCATTATGTTAAAAATACCTCAAAATGAAACCTGAGTTAATGAATTCTTTCTAGTTTGGAAAGAATGGTTAGCATTACAATGtgagctatttaaaaaaaaataattattattaaacatgatatttttagTTTACGTTTAGAGCTAGCTTTTTTACACTGCATCCtctggatatatatatatatatattagatttTCTGGTTTCATGTTATAAAAggagcatgtttgtttttaaatgataaatgttgACATATTTTTCTTAGGCTGTTTAACAACGAAGCTGCAGAGCatgaataaatggaaaaaaacagtttttgatttCTTCCACCAGGACATGCCTGCACTGGGCTTGCAAGAGGAACCATAAGCACATCGTGTCCTACTTACTCGGTTGTGGAGCGGACAAAGAAATCCTCACGGCTAAAGAGGAGCTCGCCTCTCAGCTTACATCTAAACCAGAGATCAAGAGACTCTTGGGAGGttagatctttttttatgttcttcttcttcttatcatGTTCCAATTTTGCTATGTTCAGTTAAAACCCATGCCATTATTTGTCTAAATATGCCTATGAAAGTATCGTCTTTGTCATTATGTCGAccctttaataaataatgattgTCTGCGCACTTTCATAGTTGAGGTGGAAGAAGTGCCTGAGGTGAAGGAGCCTGAGTTACCAATCATCCCAAATTATCTGTCCAACCCGCCCTTCATGTACTCCAGGATGGACAATAAGTCAGAGATCCTCCAAACCCAGCCCCCCACACAGAACGGCTCTAGAGATTACACTGAAGACACGCAGAGTGATTCAGCCTCGCTGTCCTCCACCGATGAGCTCCAGAAACCCCAGAGCATGGTGTGCGACGGGCCCGCCCCTTTACCAAACCCCGTCGTCAATCACAGCCAACCTCCAGCTGCTGAATTCATTCCTGTGCCTGAGCAAAACGGCGTGTCACCCAGCATGGCCTCGTCCCACAGTCACACTGTTGTGAACCACACAGTGCCTATTGACCTCTCAGTGGAGCCTCACCTGGTCAACCATGCCGACTACCCTCACATGGTGGCCCACAACGGTACTGTGAGTTCACCTCCACTGGCCTCACCACGCCCAAGCTTGACCGGCGGCGGCACACAGGTTCAGGCTCCGGTGGCCAGCGCGAACCCCACCATGAACCGGCAACAGTCTATTCCACAGCAGCTGAGCTACAGCCAGGCCAATGGGCCCATGCCAGCCTTTCAGCCTTTCTTTTTCACCAGCACCTTTCCTGTTAATGTACAAGGTGGGTTAAACTACtacttgtttgttgtttagtttttacataaacaaaatactGAAGTTCCCACATACAGCATCCAACTTGTTGAAGCAGAAAAGACTCTCTAGTGGGTATAACATCTCTcactgtgacctctgacccctacGACAGAGACAAATATGCAGAGAAGTTTATCTGGTCCAACAAGGTTGCTTTGTTAGTACATGACTATAATAAACTGGTGACGCAGTTATCCTGAGATCCCATTGTGTCTGTTAAATAAGCCATATTATGTGCGTAATAAGGAGGTATCTCTCACTCTTTTCCTTCAGAGTTGGTTCTGAAGGTTCGAATCCAGAACCCAAATGCACGGGAGAACGACTTCATTGAAGTAGAACTGGATCGTCAGGAGCTCACCTATCGTTCCCTCCTGAGAGTCTGCTGCCGCGAGTTGGACATCAGTGCTGAACATGTGGAGAAGATCCGCAAGCTGCCAAACACCATGTTAAGAAAGGTACAGCTGACAGAGATATATTGTCCTGCAGATTATGTTCACATGTGTTACCGTACAtgtattgtggaaaaaaaaaaaatgctgtctGCAGATTGAAGTGTATTGAAATTATGTGATTAAAAAGTTGATCATCTCTTCTGAACATTGCTTGATAAATATAGTATTTGGAAATCCAATTGTAAAAGACAGAGCCACAGACAAGCGTCCGAAATGTCAATGACATTAGTAATATTACCGCAGTAACTCAACcttaatttcaaaacttttttactCTTCTGTAAACACCAACCAGTCAGCTTAAATTGTCctaatttaagttttttcaaAGGTTGGCAGCTCATAACTGAGAAACGTCCACCACTCTTTGTCAGAACAATATGGTCATTAATGAACTGGTATTTTTATaagtcaggattttttttatttcaaccaatTTGTCCTTCCTGTTCAGGACAAGGACGTGGCTCGGCTGCAGGACTTCCAGGAGCTGGAGGTTGTGCTGGAGAAAGCAGAAGGCCTGTCCCTATTCTCTGGTACGGGGAGCCTGACAGACAGGCCCTGCTACAACATGAAGGCCTCTCGCCTCACTTACTGAAGCAAACCCAGACCCAAAGGTCTCCCTGACGACGACGGGCTTCTGTAGCTTCCCTCGAGCAACCTCAGATAGCCGCCCTGCCCAGCTCCTTTGTTCCAGCTTTGTTCAGCTTTGATGTTTGACCAATATTTCAGCTGGGATTTGTTTGTACAACTGTAGCTATTGTCCTCCTCCTGTCCACTTCtgggcctgctgctgctgctgcttatgTGTACCCGAATCAGTTCCAAGTGAAAGCTGATGCATGGTATCCTCGAATATGTGCAACGTATTTGAccctcttttttcctctttatcaTGCCCTCCCACTGCACTTCGTGCCAAGGAGTAAGTGGGTCAACAGAGGGGGACGTTGGCTTGTCTTCCTAACGGGCTGGATTCTGCGATCGCCTTATAAggacatgtttttattgtggaaAACTGGCCAAGAGGACATCAGGAAGGATTAACATGAGATCATCATCAGACCACCATGCCGGATAAGTTGCAGCACAGTGGACCACACAGCAACTTTGGTTTCTGACAGAATGAGCTACAGAGTCATAACCGATAGTCTTGGTTGTGCACACATGCTCTTTGTATTAACCATAGTGTCTTCTCACAGACGATATCTGTTATTGGCCAAATGAAAGCAAAGTTTATCTCACTTAATTAGGAGTAGTCCATTTATTGGCCTCAAATAAACATATATTCTCATCTGCATCCTCTCAGagaagatttaaagaaaacgtatttcctgtttttgaaataattcCACTGTGGTGAAGGAATAACACAGGAGctatgctttctttttttttttcttttgttttgtgaacaTAACACTAcatgttcacaaaaaaaaagaaagctatgctttcttttttttttcttttgttttgtgaacaTAACACTACATTGCCATTAGGCAATGTAGTGTTATGTTCCCTCTCTACTTCTTTATGTTCAGCAGCCAGAATCATACTTCAGTTTTCAGAGCAGAGCCACATCTTGCATTCTGGTGGCAAAGCAAATGTGTATGAGGTTTCaacttaaaatctttaaatcctGCCCcgt from the Gambusia affinis linkage group LG19, SWU_Gaff_1.0, whole genome shotgun sequence genome contains:
- the ankrd40 gene encoding ankyrin repeat domain-containing protein 40; translated protein: MSTTSLDKELQERLREASAIGDIDEVRSLVESGVNVNSQNEINGWTCLHWACKRNHKHIVSYLLGCGADKEILTAKEELASQLTSKPEIKRLLGVEVEEVPEVKEPELPIIPNYLSNPPFMYSRMDNKSEILQTQPPTQNGSRDYTEDTQSDSASLSSTDELQKPQSMVCDGPAPLPNPVVNHSQPPAAEFIPVPEQNGVSPSMASSHSHTVVNHTVPIDLSVEPHLVNHADYPHMVAHNGTVSSPPLASPRPSLTGGGTQVQAPVASANPTMNRQQSIPQQLSYSQANGPMPAFQPFFFTSTFPVNVQELVLKVRIQNPNARENDFIEVELDRQELTYRSLLRVCCRELDISAEHVEKIRKLPNTMLRKDKDVARLQDFQELEVVLEKAEGLSLFSGTGSLTDRPCYNMKASRLTY